The following are encoded together in the Bactrocera neohumeralis isolate Rockhampton chromosome 6, APGP_CSIRO_Bneo_wtdbg2-racon-allhic-juicebox.fasta_v2, whole genome shotgun sequence genome:
- the LOC126763641 gene encoding uncharacterized protein LOC126763641, with protein MPKKGEIRKWNAENMKKAIQAVRAEKMGILLASKTYGVPFATLQRAARSDKTIDEILAIPLGRRPVFNRDVELELVRYLREMEAKFWGLTRSDVRSLAFQLAKRNNIENPFSIIRECAGKDWLRSFLNRHKTEISLRSATGTSIERIKGFNVENVSKFYNLLEQEFEKHKFSATRIWNVDETGVSIVQSKQPKILAAKGKRQIGCMTSAERGSLITVISCMSAGGAFVPPFFIFPRKNPSPLLMKHAPPGSDSACHISGWIQIPIFTAWFDHFLRFTNPSKENPILLILDGHYSHTRNVDVLDKARQNGVIILSLPPHCTHKMQPLDKAFMGPLKTYYNDEIRRFMREQGRKVTQFDVVELFSKAYLKVQTAQIAINGFKCTGIYPFDKNIFQESDFMEQRQENPLKDTQPIEDIFLEEPVASTSRAAMKNFVTPWQISPPPKLKLSTSSRGKRSESTVLTTSPYKALLEESIRNVEKRKEKGNVKDIPHSRKTKTQRATKTRETSSSESEKSLHLPSSDEECWAETPPSKDTACAFCNKNFETDKESIAWVPCLLCDLVWAHSKCLPKRQAIFVCESCQTF; from the coding sequence ATGCCGAAGAAAGGGGAAATTCGTAAGTGGAATgcagaaaacatgaaaaaagccATACAGGCTGTAAGAGCCGAAAAGATGGGAATACTTCTGGCATCGAAAACGTATGGTGTCCCATTTGCAACCTTGCAAAGAGCTGCCCGCAGCGATAAAACAATCGACGAAATATTAGCTATTCCATTGGGACGTAGGCCGGTTTTTAACCGAGATGTTGAATTAGAGCTGGTAAGATATTTGAGAGAAATGGAGGCAAAGTTTTGGGGGCTCACTCGAAGTGATGTGCGTTCGCTTGCATTTCAATTAGCAAAGCGAAATAATATTGAGAACCCATTTTCCATAATCAGGGAATGCGCCGGAAAAGATTGGTTGCGTAGCTTTCTAAATAGACATAAAACGGAAATAAGTTTACGCTCTGCCACAGGTACCTCAATCGAGAGAATCAAAGGATTTAATGTGGAAAATGTGAGCAAGTTCTATAATTTATTGGAGCAGGAGTTTGAGAAGCATAAATTTTCTGCAACTAGAATATGGAATGTTGATGAGACAGGAGTGTCTATCGTGCAAAGTAAGCAGCCAAAAATTTTAGCAGCAAAAGGCAAAAGGCAAATTGGTTGCATGACTTCAGCAGAAAGAGGATCTCTCATAACAGTTATAAGCTGCATGAGCGCAGGAGGAGCCTTTGTTccaccatttttcatttttccaagaaaaaatCCCTCTCCGCTTTTAATGAAACATGCTCCCCCTGGTTCCGATTCTGCTTGTCACATATCGGGATGGATACAAATACCAATATTTACCGCGTGGTTTGATCACTTTTTGCGATTCACTAATCCATCAAAGGAGAACCCAATCTTGCTTATTTTAGATGGCCACTACAGTCATACGCGAAATGTTGATGTTTTGGATAAGGCTCGTCAAAATGGCGTCATTATCTTATCATTGCCACCTCATTGTACACACAAAATGCAACCCTTAGATAAAGCATTTATGGGTCCTCTTAAAACATATTACAATGACGAAATAAGACGATTTATGCGAGAGCAAGGCCGAAAGGTGACACAATTTGATGTAGTTGAGCTGTTTTCAAAGGCTTATCTGAAAGTTCAAACGGCACAGATAGCAATTAATGGGTTCAAATGCACTGGTATCTATCcctttgataaaaatattttccaggaaAGTGATTTTATGGAGCAACGCCAAGAAAATCCGCTGAAAGATACTCAACCTAtagaagatatatttttagaagaaCCAGTGGCCAGCACAAGTAGGGCAGCGATGAAAAATTTCGTCACACCTTGGCAGATATCCCCACCACCTAAGCTAAAACTGTCTACCAGCTCCAGAGGCAAACGATCAGAATCGACAGTGTTAACAACATCACCATATAAAGCGCTTTTGGAGGAAAGCATCAGAAATGTTGAAAAGCGCAAGGAAAAAGGAAATGTAAAAGACATACCGCATTCACGTAAAACCAAAACACAACGGGCAACCAAAACTAGGGAAACTTCTTCGAGCGAGTCGGAAAAAAGCTTGCATCTTCCCAGTTCAGATGAGGAATGTTGGGCGGAAACACCACCTAGTAAGGATACTGCGTGCgctttttgcaacaaaaactttGAGACGGATAAAGAAAGTATTGCTTGGGTACCATGTTTGCTATGCGACTTAGTTTGGGCACATAGCAAATGTCTCCCTAAGCGTCAAGCAATATTTGTTTGCGAGTCCtgccaaacattttaa